A window of the Juglans microcarpa x Juglans regia isolate MS1-56 chromosome 5D, Jm3101_v1.0, whole genome shotgun sequence genome harbors these coding sequences:
- the LOC121264670 gene encoding uncharacterized protein LOC121264670, with protein sequence MDADSPRISEQLPQAIAQGRMDSGLLVDHSVQPAACTLCQRIISPENDASGDLETVGVCGDCKFLFLEDHGTPGRNSYQRRLPRGRRTRYSSSESVENLFSQEFSHMINLARQNQLSISGNEDRSLEGDAMTRLLQHSSSRSTPSRSRSVRWVLSDTESDGVDHLDSLYGESESSFSFGQYGALHGESDAISFSAYGGDSDASVGGHSFLDPEMFVQPDEGSIFDSDTDIDPMHAGLNQWDLEEEEEEDEGGEEEEEEEEEEDGVWEEADAEEDTVESAEARGRLQNFLTSEDAVSWRLREGYVHTIFGNLEEAELLPYVRNSGDYLDASGFEELLVRLAETDSLRRGAPPAASSLVNSLPCVVIDEQHEKHEGLACAICKEVLTSGTKANQLPCFHLYHPSCILPWLSTRNSCPLCRYELPTDDKDYEEGKQNSSGRVEIHEIQQENVSEDNSSDVFDGAEADGGLEFYPGSSEERELLDVDPATDISGREGGRGRWYFLAAAPIVGLVGIVLVWWLGNPLMQGRVPPSQCSFREQGHRQIHISASSPSQRENRSRRWWSLF encoded by the coding sequence ATGGATGCAGACTCACCAAGAATCTCAGAACAGTTGCCTCAAGCCATTGCCCAAGGCCGCATGGACAGTGGTTTGCTTGTTGACCATTCTGTCCAACCAGCAGCATGTACTTTGTGCCAAAGAATCATTTCTCCTGAAAATGATGCAAGTGGTGATCTTGAAACTGTTGGTGTATGTGGGGACTGTAAGTTCTTATTTCTTGAAGATCATGGCACCCCCGGGCGAAACTCATATCAGCGTAGGTTGCCTAGAGGAAGAAGAACCAGGTACAGCAGTTCTGAGTCTGTTGAAAATCTTTTCTCACAAGAATTCTCGCATATGATTAATCTAGCAAGGCAAAACCAATTGAGTATCTCTGGGAATGAGGATCGATCTCTAGAGGGTGATGCTATGACTAGGTTATTGCAGCACTCAAGTTCACGTTCTACCCCAAGTAGATCTAGAAGTGTAAGGTGGGTACTCTCTGATACTGAAAGTGATGGTGTTGATCATCTGGATTCTCTTTATGGAGAGAGTGAGTCAAGTTTCAGTTTTGGTCAGTATGGAGCTTTGCATGGTGAAAGTGATGCAATTTCTTTTAGTGCCTATGGAGGGGACTCAGATGCTTCTGTTGGAGGACATAGTTTCCTGGACCCAGAGATGTTTGTTCAACCAGATGAGGGTAGCATTTTTGATAGTGATACTGATATTGATCCAATGCATGCAGGCCTCAACCAATGGGacttggaggaggaggaggaggaggatgaaggaggagaagaagaagaagaagaagaagaagaagaagatggtgtGTGGGAAGAAGCTGATGCTGAGGAAGACACAGTTGAATCTGCAGAAGCAAGAGGTCGACTTCAAAATTTTTTGACTTCTGAGGATGCAGTCAGTTGGAGGCTTAGGGAAGGTTATGTTCATACTATCTTTGGTAACTTGGAGGAAGCGGAGTTATTGCCTTATGTGAGGAATTCTGGGGATTATCTTGATGCAAGTGGCTTTGAAGAACTGCTGGTGCGTCTTGCTGAGACTGACAGCTTGAGACGGGGAGCACCTCCTGCAGCATCGTCTTTAGTAAATAGTTTGCCTTGTGTAGTAATTGATGAACAGCATGAGAAGCATGAAGGCTTAGCATGTGCAATATGCAAGGAAGTGTTAACCAGTGGCACCAAAGCAAATCAGCTTCCTTGCTTTCACCTTTATCACCCTTCCTGTATCCTGCCATGGTTGAGCACAAGAAATTCATGCCCCCTTTGTCGATATGAGCTTCCTACTGATGACAAGGATTATGAGGAGGGGAAGCAGAACAGTAGTGGTAGAGTGGAAATCCATGAAATCCAGCAGGAAAATGTAAGTGAGGATAACTCCTCTGATGTCTTTGATGGAGCTGAAGCTGATGGAGGGCTTGAATTTTATCCAGGCAGCTCTGAGGAGAGAGAGCTGCTGGATGTGGATCCTGCTACTGATATCTCTGGCAGAGAGGGTGGTAGAGGGAGATGGTATTTTCTTGCAGCTGCTCCAATTGTCGGTCTCGTGGGCATTGTGCTTGTATGGTGGTTAGGCAATCCTTTAATGCAGGGAAGAGTACCACCAAGCCAGTGCAGCTTCCGAGAACAGGGCCATCGTCAAATTCACATTTCTGCTTCCTCACCTAGCCAAAGGGAGAATAGAAGCAGGAGATGGTGGTCACTTTTCTAG
- the LOC121264174 gene encoding 40S ribosomal protein S15a-1-like, with protein sequence MYNAEKRGKRQVMIKPSSKVIIKFLIVMQKHGYIGEFEYVDDHRSGKIVVELIGRLNKCGVVSPRFDVGVKEIEGWTARLLPSRQFGYIGYNKRG encoded by the coding sequence ATGTACAATGCTGAGAAGCGTGGGAAACGCCAGGTCATGATCAAGCCATCCTCAAAAGTGATAATCAAATTCCTCATTGTTATGCAGAAGCATGGTTACATTGGAGAGTTTGAGTATGTTGACGACCACAGGTCTGGTAAAATTGTTGTCGAACTTATTGGAAGGCTAAACAAATGTGGCGTTGTTAGTCCTCGTTTTGATGTAGGCGTCAAAGAGATTGAAGGCTGGACTGCAAGGTTGCTCCCCTCTAGACAGTTTGGTTATATTGGTTATAATAAAAGGGGCTAG